A region of the Deltaproteobacteria bacterium genome:
ACGCCGCTCGAACGCTCCGGGGAGGCCGACGACGGTCGCATCTCCCAGATCGGCGATCCGCGTATGGGAGAGGTCGACGATGCGCGAGCCTTTCTTGCGCAGCTCGGCCTCGACCGCATCGAGCTCGGAGCGCACCTCGCGGTTGCCCGCGATGGCAAGGACGGGGAGCCCGCTCTCCGCCAGGGATCCGAGAAGGGTCTCCTGTTCGTCCGGATTGTCGCCCAGGTCGCCGTCGGCGATCAGCGCCTCGGCACCTCGCCGTTTCAGCTCGGCGACGAGCTTGCGGATGAAGGCGACGTTCTCCTCGTCCGCATCCTTCAGGCCAGCCAGCACGCCGATCTTCAGCTCACCGGTCGCGGTCCGGAGCTTCTCGCGCGCGCCGGGAGCATCGAAGGGCGCCGCGCAGGCCGGGTCGCTCCGCAGCGCCGACACCTGCCGTCCCGGAACAGGCGTCGTCGGCGGCGCAACAGGAGCGACCACCTTCTCGCGACATGCCATCATCGCAAGGAGGATCAATCCGGAGATTCTGGAGCGCATCCACGCGCAGTTTCGGCGCTCTACGGCTTCAGATCAATGAAGGTTTTTGGTTTTCAGGCAGTGTGGGGTGGGAGGGCGCGGCCGAAGCGCGAACCGACTGCGGCGCCCAGGGCGAAGAACTGCAACAGCGCGAGGATGGAGACGCCCAGCCAGGGAACGAAGGCAACGAGGAGCAGCACTGCCATTCCCATTCCGAGCGCGGCAGGAGCCACGAACCGCTGGCCGGGGCCTGCGGGCAGGGACTCGCCGATTCGCAGGGCGAACGAAGACAGCCCCATCACGATGCTGAGGAAGATGATCACCGGAAGCAACGGGATCAGCGGAATCCCGACGATGCTGATCGCGAGCAGCACGATGAGCGGGAGAAGCAGCAGCCAGCAGAGGAAGCCGACGGTGAAGCTGCGCACCGGGCTTTCGAACATGGCAAACCCGACGTTGCGGATCCGCTCCGGCCACATCCGCAGGACCACGAGCCCGATCAGGTATATGAGCGCGAACAACGCGATCGTGGGGAAGAACCCGAACGGCCCAAGTCCGGTCCGCCATCCCCGATGACGGGAGCCGGAAAGCATCTTCCCGAGCCCTACCTGGACGTGCTCGCCCATCACCTGGCCGCCGCGCTCCACGTCGACGGATCCGAGCACCGCCACCGCCTGGCCCATCACCAGCGCGCCCTGGTTGACGGTGACGCTGCCGCCAACGGCGACCGCATCGCCCTGGACCACGCTGCCGGGTTCCAACTCGATGGAACCGCCCACGCAGACGACGTCGCCTTGGACGATCTGCCCTTGCTGGACAGCGATGTCGCCTTGGAACACGCGGACCACGTCGCGGCTGTTCCGCTTGCCGCCTTTCACGATGCCCCGATGCTCGCCGAGCACGCGCTGCCGCGATGACATCTTCTCGATCAGCATCCCGGCGGCGCCGCCAGCGTCGGGCGTGGCCACCACCACCAGCTTGTCGTTCTTGAGGACGCCCATCGCGCCGCTCTGCTTCAGCACCTGGCGCAGCGCCTCGCGCGGATCGGCGTCCTGGATGTCGACGTCGATGCGATCCTTGGGAGACCCCACCAGGGTCATCGTCCAGCCCGCGGTCTCCGCGATGCGGTGCAGCAGTTGCGCCGTGGGGACGTTGCGGCCTTTCTCCGTGAAGTGGGGAAGCTCACGCGCGCTTTGGGGGGAGAACCTCTTGACGCGCGGAGGTACCGGCGGGACCGGCGGAACGGGAGGGACCGGCGGAACGGGAGGCAGGACTTCCAGGTCGTCGGAATCCGCTTCCGCGTCGGCTTCCGCTTCCGCGTCTCCGGAGGCTTCCTCGTCAGGGCTGGTGACGTGGACGGTGAGCACGCGGTCCGCGATCCGGCCTACCACCCGTCCGACGGCACGGTCTCCGAAATGCTCGACAAAGAACCCGCCGTGGGCCAGGAGAACGCTGAGCAAAAGTCCGGTCATCGATCAGGACTTCGCGGCAATGCGCGCGTAGGCCGGCTTGAGCGTCCGCGAGAGGGCGGTGAGCACCACGGCCAGGAACACGAAAGCGCCGATCCCGAGCGGCACGCGGACGGCGTCGAAGACCGGGCTCAGCGCGACCCAGATGGTGCGAGCCGCGGAAACGCCGTCGATCAGATGATTGACCTGGGCGTTCAGGGCCCACCCCACGATGGCGAAGAGGGCGAGCGCGAACGCCGGGATGGCGGCGAGCAGCGTGTGGCGGCGGGTGACGAGCTGCGCCTCGCGCATTTCCACGGCGGCGAGGACGGTGGCGGTGAAGTCTGCCGGCACCTCGGGGTCCGTCAGCGCGGAGAGCCGGGTGGTGAGCGCAGAGTAGACGGACAGCTCCGCGCCGCACTGCTCGCAAGCGTCGCAGTGCTCACGCGCGGCGAAGCCCTCGGGCCCGCGCAGCGTGCCGTCGGCAAGCGACTGGAGCTGATTGTCGGTGAGGTGATTCATGAGAGGTGCTCCGACAGCTGCGCCTTCAGCTCCTTGCGCGCGCGGTGCAACCAGGTCATGACGGTGCCCATCGGCACCCCCAGCGCCTGCGCGATCTCGACGTAGCTTTTATGCTGGATGTGAAAGAGCGCAATCACCTCGCGGTAGCGCGGCGGCAGCGCGGCGACGGCGCGCTCCAGGTCGCGCTGCGCTTCCTCTTCCTGGACCCGCTGCTCGCCGGAGACGGCGAAGTGGTCGGGAAGCTCCGGAGCGACGCCGGTCTCGGGTCCCTCGTCGCTCCGGCCTTCCGCGGCCAGCGTCAGCATCGGCCGGCGGCGGCGGAGGAGATCGATGCAGTGGTTCCGCGCGATTCGCAGGACCCAGGCGGCGAAGGGCTGGCGCGGATCGAAATCGCGGATGCCGGTGTAGGCGCGGACGAACGCCTCCTGGGCAGCGTCGCGCGCCTCTTCGCCTCCGCCGAGGAGCCGGAAGCAGAGACCGTGGATGGACTGCTTGTGCTTCTCCACCAGGCGCGCAAACGCGGCCTTGTCACCGCCGGCGGCGGCGCGCGCCCACTCCGCCTCGTCGGCGGGGCAGGCGGAGCGGACCAGCTCAGTTCCGGGCGCCAAGGTCAAGGGCAAGGGAAGCGCGAGTGCCGTGTCCACAGGGCCTTCTACGGCCGTCAGGAGGGGAGTATTTCACTTCAGAAGTAACCCCGCTCGACCAGCAGGCAACCGACCCCCACCGCCAGCGGGATGAAGGTGCATAACGCACCCAGCCAGAGGAAGCGCAAGAACGGGATTTTCCCTTTGTCTCCCGCAAGTTCGAGGACGATCAGGTTCGCGACCGAGGCCACGGGAGTGAGGTTGCCGGCGAGCGTCGAGACCAGCGCGAGCGACAGCCAGCCGAGATGCGGATCGGCGAGCTTCCGCACCCACTGCGCCGCGAGGAGAACGAAGGGCACGTTGCTGACGATCTGGCAGGCGGCCACGGTGAACACTCCGAAGCGGACCGTCTGCTGCGTCGCGTCAGAGCCGAGCGCGGGCGCAAGAGCCGAATGGATACGCTCGGCGATCCCTGCCTGGGCAACGCCGTGGGTGACCACGAAGAGTCCGGCGAAGAACAGCAAGAGGGTCCCGTCGACCTGCGCGAACATTTCCTTCGGCGGCTGGCGGGAGAGCGCGAGCAGGAGCGCGGCTCCCGTCATCGCGGTCCAGGCGAGGTCGTACCCGAGCAGGAAGCCGG
Encoded here:
- a CDS encoding sigma-70 family RNA polymerase sigma factor yields the protein MVRSACPADEAEWARAAAGGDKAAFARLVEKHKQSIHGLCFRLLGGGEEARDAAQEAFVRAYTGIRDFDPRQPFAAWVLRIARNHCIDLLRRRRPMLTLAAEGRSDEGPETGVAPELPDHFAVSGEQRVQEEEAQRDLERAVAALPPRYREVIALFHIQHKSYVEIAQALGVPMGTVMTWLHRARKELKAQLSEHLS